The proteins below come from a single Zhouia spongiae genomic window:
- a CDS encoding LVIVD repeat-containing protein, producing the protein MKSYKQCKSFFFVCLLTFTISCSKSSPSDTIAPDNPLPDFSFISQTDIPGNIHDIWGFTKNGEEYAVITGKNNESEAGNTTIINISNPSNPNVVSTILTEGADVKLWKDFLYIAQGGITEGDPPSAIYNISDPETPVFVGTFPAFHNIFIDRLGYLYVSGYHPNAAIPGSEGLNVSIYDLNNTPDDPELIWTAPDNDQPSVPVHDMAVVNNKLYVFDIELSKVDIYNVIDRNAPVHLGTYQFTNNQKVHSGWPSTSEQYLYVCLEEGAAGEDIIILDISDPAAAFMVGSIHDRNNTIHNLYVKGNRAYTSFYKAGLRVYDLSVPSAPELLYEYDTNGSSPGLGAFGVYPFSASGYISVSDVENGLLIFEEH; encoded by the coding sequence CACTATATCGTGTTCTAAAAGCAGCCCTTCCGATACTATCGCCCCTGACAATCCTCTTCCTGATTTTTCTTTTATTTCTCAAACAGACATTCCCGGAAACATTCACGATATCTGGGGATTTACCAAAAATGGTGAAGAATATGCTGTTATAACCGGAAAGAATAACGAAAGTGAAGCCGGAAATACAACAATCATCAACATTAGTAATCCTTCTAATCCTAATGTTGTTTCTACTATTTTAACAGAAGGAGCAGATGTAAAGTTATGGAAAGACTTCCTGTATATTGCCCAAGGAGGTATTACCGAAGGAGATCCCCCTAGTGCTATATATAATATCTCGGACCCCGAAACACCCGTTTTTGTCGGAACATTTCCTGCTTTTCATAATATCTTTATAGACCGTTTAGGATATTTGTATGTTTCAGGATATCATCCAAATGCCGCTATTCCCGGTTCTGAAGGTCTGAATGTCAGCATCTATGACCTTAACAACACGCCTGATGATCCGGAATTGATATGGACCGCACCTGATAACGATCAACCTTCGGTTCCTGTTCATGATATGGCGGTTGTCAATAACAAGCTTTATGTCTTTGATATCGAACTGTCTAAAGTTGACATTTATAATGTTATCGACCGAAATGCCCCGGTACATTTAGGAACATATCAATTTACCAATAACCAAAAAGTCCATAGTGGGTGGCCTTCAACTTCGGAACAATACCTCTATGTATGTCTGGAGGAAGGTGCTGCCGGCGAAGATATTATTATACTTGATATATCAGATCCTGCTGCTGCTTTTATGGTAGGTTCTATTCACGACAGAAACAACACGATTCATAACCTGTATGTAAAAGGAAACCGAGCTTACACATCTTTCTACAAGGCCGGCTTGCGAGTCTATGATCTCTCGGTTCCATCGGCTCCTGAGCTTCTTTATGAATACGACACCAATGGTTCTTCTCCAGGTTTAGGCGCTTTTGGGGTTTACCCTTTTTCAGCGTCGGGATATATAAGTGTTAGCGATGTAGAAAATGGTCTGTTGATTTTTGAAGAACACTAA